CCGACACGCGAGCCGCCGGAGCAGCCCGACGCGCAGGCGACGGCCTTGGCTCCGCCGGCGAGCGTGTTCGCGGAGGCCTCCGCCTCGTAGAGCGCGGGGGTCTGGGTGGGCGACGCCGAGGGGCTGGACGAGGGGCCGGCGGCGCCTGCGGTCGGGCTCCAGTAGTCCCCGGCCATCACCAGGTAGACCAGCATCTTGATGGTCTCGCCGTAGTAGGAGTCACCGAAGGGGTTGCTCCCGAGCTGGCTCCAGATGGCGTCGGTCCAGGCCTGGTCGCCGGCGGCCATGGCGGCGGGGCCGATCGAGTCTCCCGCCTCCTCGGCCGTCGTGTCTCCGGAGACGTTTCCGTTGGCGCAGTTCAGCTTGATGTGCGGCTGGACCTTGGCCGGGTTGCCGCCCGCCAGTCCCTTGGTGCAGGCCGACCACTTCTTCGCGTCGGCGTAGGAGACCGCCGCCGTGGTGGAGCCGTTGAGCAGCGCGTCGGTGCCCAGGTGCCACGGGACGCGGATGGAGTTGTAGCCGACGATGTTGTCCGGCTGGTCCTCCTGGTAGTTGGCGGGCGCCGGGGAGGGCGAGGTGGTGTTGGCGTTGACCACGAAGTCGGACATCAGTCCGGCGCTGGAGGAGTAGGCGCCGGTGAACTCGGTGACGATCGCCTGCATCCGGTCGACGACCTTGGTCCAGTCGTGCGCGGTGTCGTAGGCGGCGAAGGCGCGCAGGTGGTCCAGCATGTTGTCGGACGGACGGGTGTCGGTGGACGGGCCGTCGTCCTCGCACTTGAGGTGGCCGTCGGAGGTCACGTCGTGGGCGTAGACGCTCGCCAGCCAGGCCTTCGCGTCGGCGGTGTAGCCACCCCACTGCCTGTCCGCGAGGATCAGGCCGTAGCCGATGTCGAGGTCGCCGTCGGTGGCGGCGTCCGGGGTGCCGGAGCTGTAGTACTTGCAGCTCTTGCCGTCCAGCTGCCACTGCATCAGGCCCCACTGGTCCTTGTGGTCCTTGACCAGCTGCCAGAGGCCGTTGAACTCGGTCTGCGCGTCGGCGTCGTAACCGGCCATCAGCGGCACGATGTTCATGCCGTAGCCCTGGGCTTCGGACACCGTGCCGTTGTTGGTGGCGTCGCCGTCGCCCTTGGTCGAGACGTAGTACTCGTTCGAGGCACAGCCGTGGACGAGATAGCTGCTCTTCCAGGAGTTGTACTGCTTCTCGACCGCGGCGTCGCGGCTCGCCTGGGAGGCGGAGGGCATCACGCCCACCTTGTAGGTCTGGTGCTGCGGGAACGGCATCGCCGGCGTCGCGGCGGCGTGGGCGCTGCCGCCCGCCACGGCGAACCCGGCGGCGATGGCGGCCGCTGCGGCCACTCCCGCCAGGACGCGTTGCGGAGTACGGACCATCGACACTCCTCGCAAGGGAAGTTGAAGCCTCAATTGGGTTAGGAAACTTTCCTAACTGAGATGCCGGTGAGTCTCCCGCCCCGTCCTGAGCGCGTCAAGATGTCCGTCAAGATCCGCGAAGATCCGTAAAGTTCCGCGCCGGTCCGCGCCGGTCCGCGCTGATCCGCCCTGATCCGCCCTGATCCGCCGACGGGATAGGCTCCGAAACAAGGCCGCGAGGCCGTACGCAACGGAGAGGGAAGCGCGTCCATGTCCGACATCGTCCTGCTCACCGGCCGCACCATGCCCCGCGAGGTCTCCGAGAACGACCTGCTGGCAGACGAGTTGCGGACCCTCGGCGTCAGGGCGGAGATCCAGCCCTGGGACGAGCCGCTGGACTGGAGCGAGCACGGTATCGCCGTCGTCCGCACCACCTGGGACTACTGGGACCGGCTCGACGAGTTCCTCGCGTGGGCCGAGCGGACCCGGAAGCAGACGACGCTGCACAACCCCGCCGAGGTCATCGTCTGGAACCACCACAAGGGCTACCTCGTCGGACTGGGCGAGTCGGGCGTCCCGGTGATACCCACGCGACTGCTCCGCGCGGGTTCGGGCGCAGCGGAGATCGCCACTGCCCTGGCCGAGTTCGACGAGCGGCACGGCGGCGTCGAGCTCGTCGCCAAGCCCGCCGTCTCGGCCGGCGCGCGCGGCGCCCTGCGCACCCGCGCCGACCACCCCGAGGCCGCCGCGCACCTGCGGGAGCTCGTCGCGAAGGGCGACGCCCTGCTGCAGCCGCTCGCCGAGTCCGTGCTGACCCGGGGCGAGACCTCGCTGGTCTTCTTCGGTCAGGAGTTCAGCCACGCCGTCCGCAAGGTGCCGGCCGGTGGTGAGTACCGCATCCACGAGCACCACGGCGGCAGCGTGCAGCCGCACGCCCCCACGGAGGCCGAACTCGCCGCCGCCCGGCTCGCGTTGGCGTCGGCTCCGGCGCGGACCGCCTACGGGCGGGTCGATCTGGTCGAGCTCTCGGAGGGACCGGCCGTGATGGAGCTGGAACTCATCGAACCAGAGCTGTTCCTCCCCTACGCGGACGGCGCGACGGCCCGCTACGCCCGGCACCTCGCGGCGCTGCTGCCGTGACCGGAGCTGTCACCGGGGCCGTCACCGGAGCCGCCACCGGCACGCCGGTCGAGGTCTGGCTGCTGGACGCGCGCCGACCGGTGCCGGGCCTGGATGCCGAGGCGATCGACACCCTGCTCGACACGCAGGAGCGGTCACGCGCGGCCGCGTTCGTCCGCGAGAGCGACCGCGTGCTCTACCGCGTCGCCCACGCGGCCCTGCGCACGGTGCTCGCGACCCGGACCGGACTGGCCGGGTCCGGTCTTCGCTTCTCGCGCGAGCCGTGTCCCTGTTGCGGTGAGCCGCACGGCCGCCCGCGCCTAGAGAGCCCGGACGGGCCGCAGTTCTCGCTCTCGCACGGCGGCGATCTGGTGATGATCGGCCTGGCCCGGAGCGCCACACCGATCGGCGTAGACGTCGAGCCGCTCCCTTCACCCGAGGTGACGCTCGAACTCACGCACCTGCTGCACCCCTGGGAGCAGGACGAGCTCGGCGCGGGGCGGGCGGACGCCGCCGACCGGACTCCCGACCCCGAGGCGTTCGCGCGCATCTGGACGCGGAAGGAGGCCTACCTGAAGGGCCTCGGGACCGGACTGGGTCGCGACCCCTCCGAGGACTACACCGGCGAGGCCGAACCAGCCTCTCTGCCTGCGGGTTGGGCTCTCGCCACGGTTCCGGCCGGACCAGCCCACGCCGCCGCCCTCGCGGTCCGCGCCGCCGCCGTGGAGATCACCCTGCACAGCTCGCTGCGCTGAGGCGGGAGCCGGCTCAGGCCAGGCGCCTGCGGACACGTTCCAGCTCCCTCGCCGGGAACGCCTCGGCGACGAGCAGACGCGGCAGCAGGTCCGGCTCAAGCGTCAACGCCCGGAAGGAGAGCGCGATCGTGACGTCGTGGTCGGGCCGCTGCAGGACCTCCACGCTGTCGCCCGCGCGGATCTCGCCCGGCTGGAGCACCCGCAGGTAGGCGCCCGGCCTGGCGGCCTCGGTGAACCGCCTGATCCAGCCCTCACGGCGCAGCCGGCCCTGGAAGGTCGCACACGGGATCCGCGGACAGGACACCTCCAGCACGACGTCCGACCCGATCCGCCAACGCTCGCCGATCAGCGCCTCGTTGACGTCCAGCCCCGCGGTGGTGAGGTTCTCCCCGAACTCGCCGTTGCGCAACGGACGGCCCAGCTCCGGCTCCCAGCCGTCGAGGTGCTCGCGGGCGTAGGCGTAGACCGCCTGGTCGTCGCCGCCGTGGTGCTTGACGTCGTACACCCGGTCACCCGCGAGCCCGACCGCGCCGGTCCCCTTCGGGCCCGGCGTGCAGACGGCGACCGGCCCCTCGACGGGCCGCTTGTCGATGCCCGTCGCCTCCAGCCCCTTCCACGGGTTGGGGCGGGGTCGGCCGACGTTGACGGAGAGCAGCTTCATGGAACGTGACGCTACGGGTCCGGTCGCGCCCCCGCGAATCGATTTCCAGATGCTCCGTGACCTGCGATGGGGCCCGCCGGTTCCCGCCGGCGGGCCCCACCCGTTCGCGCCACGCCCCACACGCAGGCGAACCCTCGGATCAGGTCTGGATCATCAACTCTGGGCGAAGCCGGAGAAGTCGGACTCGCCACGGGTGCCGTCGCTGTGCGAGCTGGTGAACACTCCGACGTCCTGCGTCGCGGCGGTGCCGGGAACGGTCACCTGACCGACCTGGGTCCAGCTGCTGTCGTCCGTCGAGTAGAAGCCGGTGAAGACGGGCCCGTTCCGGACCAGCTTGAGCCAGGACGGGTAGACCGCGCTGCCGCTGCCCTGGTCGGCCGGCGCGCTGTTCGAGTCGAGCTGTCCGTCGCCGTCGCTGTCCCACTGCAGGACGTAGCCCTTGCCGGGGGCCTCGGCCAGGATCAGGTAGCCGGGCGAACTGTCCGCCGCGGTGATGTCGTTGCGCACCATGATGCCCGCCTTGGCCCAGTCGCTCGTCGCGGCCTGGGCGGTCAGCTCGACGACCGTCGTCGAGCCGTCGTGCTCGGCGCCCGGCCGGTAGACCGCGCTGTACTGGTCGGTGCTGCCGTAGAGGTCGGCGCCCGCGCCGTCGATCGCGAGGTCGCCGCCCAACTGGCCGAAGACGGCGGTGGTGTCGGTGAAGGTCCGGAACGGCGCCTGCACCGTGGAGGGGACCTCGGCGAGGTTGGGCGAGCCGAGCTGCTCCGTCCCGCCGGGCCAGTGGGCACGGGCCGTGCCGGTCAGGGTGACCTTCGCTATCGGCGCGCTCGGGATCGCCGGCGCGGTGACCCTGAAGGCGGCGATCGCCATCCGGCCGCCGCCCACCCTGGCGAAGTGCACCGCCGTGAGCGGCTTGACGGTCCATCCGGTGGGAGCCGTGATGCCGAGCCGCAGGTCGGTGACGGCGGCGGCGCCGTCGTCGGTGTAGGTCGAGGTGACCGTGGCGGAGCTGCCGCTGGTGAACTCCGGTGCGGTCGTCTCCAGCACGGAGGCGGGTGCGAGGGCGCCGGGTCGGTCCGTGGGCGTCACCCGGTACATGACCGTTCCGTGGCCGGGCACCGAAGCGGCGATGGTTCCGGCGGCGCCCGCCGAGGTGCTGCTGTGCGCCCAGAGATCCCGCAGCACATACCCCTTGGCCGCGGGCAGGCCCACGGCCGCGGCGCTGGTCGCGATGGTCGCCCGGCCCGCGTTCTCGTTGAACAGCGTCACGGCGACGCTGCCGTCGGCCAACGGCTTGGCCAGGACGTCGTGGCCGCCCGCGAGGGTGACCGGGGTACCCTGCCGGCCGAGCCGGTCCTGGTCGACGGCGATGACCTCGCGGTTGGCGTAGATCGACAGGGTGTCCGCACCGGCGGTGCGCAGATCGGCCCCGGAGATCAACGGGGCGGCCATCTCGGCCCAGAGGGAGAACTCGCTGCGGTCCTCGGCCGCGGTCATCCCGTTACCGACCTCCAGCATGTCCGGGTCGTTCCACGCCCCCGGCCCGGCCCCGGCGGCCAGCTGCACGTTCTGGTGGAAGTTCCAGAGCATGTCGCCGAAGGAGGGGTCGATGTCCCCGGTGGTGCGCCAGAGGTTGCCGACGCCGGAACCCCAGGAGGCGACGTTCTCGTTGCCCCAGTTGCACAGGCTGTAGACGATGGGCCGGCCGGTGGCGGCCAGGGCGTCGCGCATGGCGGTGTAGCGCTGGAGCGAGGGGACGCCCTGGTTGTAGCAGTTGTCGTACTTGAGGTAGTCGACGCCCCAGGAGGCGAAGCTCGCCGCGTCCTGCTGCTCGTGGCCGAGGCTGCCCGGATAGCCGGCGCAGGTGAGCGTGCCCGCGCTCTCGTAGATGCCGAGCTTGAGGCCCTTCGCGTGGACGTAGTCCGCGACGCCCTTGATCCCGTCGGGGAACTTGACGGGGTCGGGAACCAGCGCCCCGTTCGCGTCCCGACTGTGCGTCAGCCAGCAGTCGTCGATGTTGACGTAGGTGTAGCCGGCGTCCTTGAGACCGCTTGCGACGATCTTGTCGGCGGTCTGCTCGACCAGTTTCTCGCTGACGTCGCAGCCGAAGGCGTTCCAGTCGTTCCAGCCCATGGGCGGGGTGAGCGCCAGCCCGTTGTCGAGCGCGACCGCCGGGGTGGCGGCCAGGGGAACGGCGGCGAGTGACGCCGCGGAGAGTGCGGTCGCGACCAGCGCGGCCCACGTCTTGCGCATGCCTGCTCCAGGATCCGTAGGGGTCCGTCAGGGGTGGTTCACGGCCCGCCAAGCGAAGCAAAGTCAACAGCATCCGTCAATAACAAACACAGCCGCGTTCAACCTCTGGCGCAGTGTGGCATGTGCCATTACACTCACGCCGCAGCAAAGCAGCAGCTCAAGCCCGACTCTCCTTGCGGAGTCCAGGGCGACACTGCCACGCACCCGGAACCAGCCCTTGTGTCAACGTACTTGACACAAATTTTGATCGTTCTAATATCTGCAGGCCAACGTTTGTTTGTGCATTTTTGTTTGAGACTCGGAGGGGACATGTCGGTCACACGACGCGGACTGCTGCGCGGGGCACTGCTCGGAGCGGGCGCGATCGCGCTGCCCAGCGCGCTGACGGCGTGTGGGAGCAGCAGTGGGAGCGGCGGTTCCGCCGGTGGCGCCGCCGGCAAGACGGTCAGTTTCGGCTCCAACGCCGCAGTGCCGCAGCCGAAGGGGGCCTACCAGTCGCTCTTCGCCCAGGCACAGCGGGAGACCGGGCTGACGGTCGACGTCAACTGGGTGGACCACAACACCTTCCAGCAGAACATCACCACCTACCTGCAGGGCAACCCGCAGGACGTGTTCAACTGGTTCGCCGGCGAGCGCATGGAGTTCTTCGCCGGCCAGGGGCTGCTGCACGACGTCGACGAGGTCTGGGCCGGCATCGGCGGCAACTACACCGAGGCGATGAAGGCCCAGAGCAAGGGCCCTGACGGTCACTACTACTTCGTGCCCTTCGACTACTACCCCTGGGCCGTCTACTACAGCAGGAGCCTGTGGCAGGCGAAGGGGTACACCGAGCCCACCACCTGGGACGAGTACATCGCACTGGCCAGGAGGATGAAGCGCGACGGGCTGATCCCGATCGCCTTCACCGACAAGGACGGCTGGCCCGCGATGGGCACCTTCGACTACCTCAACATGCGCATCAACGGCTTCGACTTCCACGTCGAGCTGATGCGCAAGGGCGACCGGTGGAACTCGCCCCAGGTCAAGGCGGTCTTCGACCAGTGGGCGCAGCTGATCCCCTTCTACTCCCCCGGCTTCATGGGTCTGACCTGGCAGGAGGGCGCACAGCAGATCCTGAACAAGCAGGCGGGGATGATGGTGCTCGGACTCGACCAGATCGGCACCGTCTTCACCGGCGACAAGGCCGCCGACCTCGGCTTCTTCGCCTTCCCTGAGATCAACCCGAAGTACGGCCAGGACGCGGTCGAGGCGCCGATCGACGGCTTCATGATGTCCCACTCCCCCAGGAACCACGACGGCGCGGTCAGGCTGCTGCAGTACCTCGGCACCGCCCGGGCCCAGCAGACCTGGCTCGGCTCCAACCCTGCGGACATCGCCACCGCCGACGGGGTGGACGCGAGCAAGTACACCCAGGCCCAGGCCGACTCGGTGAAGCTGATCCAGAAGGCCGCCCACATCTCGCAGTTCATGGACCGCGACACCCGCCCGGACTTCGCCGACCCGGTGATGCTGCCGGCGATCCAGCAGTTCCTGAACCATCCCAAGGACGCGGCGTCGATCATCGCGAGCATCGACAAGCAGGCCACCTCGATCTGGGCCGGCAACGGATGACACGCCGCCTCTCCGTACGGGACCGGATCACCCTGGGTCTCATGGCCGGCGTGCCGCTGCTGCTGACCACCGCCCTGGTCTGGCTGCCCGCGCTGCTCTCGGTCGTGCTCTCCTTCGCCAGCTGGCCCGGCATCGGCGGGGTGGAGAACATCCACTGGGTCGGGCTGCAGAACTACCGGAACATCCTCACCATCTATCCGCCCTTCCAGCCGGCCGTCGAGCACAACCTGATCTGGCTGGTGGTCTTCTTCTGCGTGCCGGCTCCCGTCGGGCTCTTCCTGGCGACGCAGTTGGACAAGCAGATGCGGGGCTCGCGCCTCTACCAGAGCGTGCTCTTCCTGCCCGTGGTGCTGTCACTGGCACTGATCGGCTTCATGACCGAGCTGATCTTCTCGCCCACCCAGGGCCTGCTCAACAACCTGACCGGCCACGCCAGAGGCTCGTCGGTGGTGGACTGGCTGGGTGATCCGCACCTGAACATCTGGGCGGTGCTGCTGATGGCCTGCTGGCGGCAGACCGGCTACGTCATGATCATGTATCTCGCCGGGCTCAAGTCGGTGGACCCCTCGCTGAAGGAGGCGGCCGCCCTGGACGGCGCCGGCGGGCGGCAGACCTTCCGCCACGTGGTCTGGCCCGCGCTGCGGCCGATCAACGTCGTGGTGCTCGTGATCACCGTGATCGAGTCGCTGCGCGCGTTCGACATCGTCTACGTCA
This genomic interval from Streptacidiphilus rugosus AM-16 contains the following:
- a CDS encoding glycosyl hydrolase family 8, which produces MVRTPQRVLAGVAAAAAIAAGFAVAGGSAHAAATPAMPFPQHQTYKVGVMPSASQASRDAAVEKQYNSWKSSYLVHGCASNEYYVSTKGDGDATNNGTVSEAQGYGMNIVPLMAGYDADAQTEFNGLWQLVKDHKDQWGLMQWQLDGKSCKYYSSGTPDAATDGDLDIGYGLILADRQWGGYTADAKAWLASVYAHDVTSDGHLKCEDDGPSTDTRPSDNMLDHLRAFAAYDTAHDWTKVVDRMQAIVTEFTGAYSSSAGLMSDFVVNANTTSPSPAPANYQEDQPDNIVGYNSIRVPWHLGTDALLNGSTTAAVSYADAKKWSACTKGLAGGNPAKVQPHIKLNCANGNVSGDTTAEEAGDSIGPAAMAAGDQAWTDAIWSQLGSNPFGDSYYGETIKMLVYLVMAGDYWSPTAGAAGPSSSPSASPTQTPALYEAEASANTLAGGAKAVACASGCSGGSRVGYIGYSTSATGTLTINGVKAVAAGSYPLAISFVNGATSARTATVTVDGVAHTVSVPPLGTFSAPQPQTITIDVQLNAGSGNTIAFTNASSRAPDVDSVRV
- a CDS encoding ATP-grasp domain-containing protein, whose amino-acid sequence is MSDIVLLTGRTMPREVSENDLLADELRTLGVRAEIQPWDEPLDWSEHGIAVVRTTWDYWDRLDEFLAWAERTRKQTTLHNPAEVIVWNHHKGYLVGLGESGVPVIPTRLLRAGSGAAEIATALAEFDERHGGVELVAKPAVSAGARGALRTRADHPEAAAHLRELVAKGDALLQPLAESVLTRGETSLVFFGQEFSHAVRKVPAGGEYRIHEHHGGSVQPHAPTEAELAAARLALASAPARTAYGRVDLVELSEGPAVMELELIEPELFLPYADGATARYARHLAALLP
- a CDS encoding 4'-phosphopantetheinyl transferase family protein, which translates into the protein MTGAVTGAVTGAATGTPVEVWLLDARRPVPGLDAEAIDTLLDTQERSRAAAFVRESDRVLYRVAHAALRTVLATRTGLAGSGLRFSREPCPCCGEPHGRPRLESPDGPQFSLSHGGDLVMIGLARSATPIGVDVEPLPSPEVTLELTHLLHPWEQDELGAGRADAADRTPDPEAFARIWTRKEAYLKGLGTGLGRDPSEDYTGEAEPASLPAGWALATVPAGPAHAAALAVRAAAVEITLHSSLR
- a CDS encoding MOSC domain-containing protein, with amino-acid sequence MKLLSVNVGRPRPNPWKGLEATGIDKRPVEGPVAVCTPGPKGTGAVGLAGDRVYDVKHHGGDDQAVYAYAREHLDGWEPELGRPLRNGEFGENLTTAGLDVNEALIGERWRIGSDVVLEVSCPRIPCATFQGRLRREGWIRRFTEAARPGAYLRVLQPGEIRAGDSVEVLQRPDHDVTIALSFRALTLEPDLLPRLLVAEAFPARELERVRRRLA
- a CDS encoding NEW3 domain-containing protein, translating into MRKTWAALVATALSAASLAAVPLAATPAVALDNGLALTPPMGWNDWNAFGCDVSEKLVEQTADKIVASGLKDAGYTYVNIDDCWLTHSRDANGALVPDPVKFPDGIKGVADYVHAKGLKLGIYESAGTLTCAGYPGSLGHEQQDAASFASWGVDYLKYDNCYNQGVPSLQRYTAMRDALAATGRPIVYSLCNWGNENVASWGSGVGNLWRTTGDIDPSFGDMLWNFHQNVQLAAGAGPGAWNDPDMLEVGNGMTAAEDRSEFSLWAEMAAPLISGADLRTAGADTLSIYANREVIAVDQDRLGRQGTPVTLAGGHDVLAKPLADGSVAVTLFNENAGRATIATSAAAVGLPAAKGYVLRDLWAHSSTSAGAAGTIAASVPGHGTVMYRVTPTDRPGALAPASVLETTAPEFTSGSSATVTSTYTDDGAAAVTDLRLGITAPTGWTVKPLTAVHFARVGGGRMAIAAFRVTAPAIPSAPIAKVTLTGTARAHWPGGTEQLGSPNLAEVPSTVQAPFRTFTDTTAVFGQLGGDLAIDGAGADLYGSTDQYSAVYRPGAEHDGSTTVVELTAQAATSDWAKAGIMVRNDITAADSSPGYLILAEAPGKGYVLQWDSDGDGQLDSNSAPADQGSGSAVYPSWLKLVRNGPVFTGFYSTDDSSWTQVGQVTVPGTAATQDVGVFTSSHSDGTRGESDFSGFAQS
- a CDS encoding ABC transporter substrate-binding protein, which translates into the protein MSVTRRGLLRGALLGAGAIALPSALTACGSSSGSGGSAGGAAGKTVSFGSNAAVPQPKGAYQSLFAQAQRETGLTVDVNWVDHNTFQQNITTYLQGNPQDVFNWFAGERMEFFAGQGLLHDVDEVWAGIGGNYTEAMKAQSKGPDGHYYFVPFDYYPWAVYYSRSLWQAKGYTEPTTWDEYIALARRMKRDGLIPIAFTDKDGWPAMGTFDYLNMRINGFDFHVELMRKGDRWNSPQVKAVFDQWAQLIPFYSPGFMGLTWQEGAQQILNKQAGMMVLGLDQIGTVFTGDKAADLGFFAFPEINPKYGQDAVEAPIDGFMMSHSPRNHDGAVRLLQYLGTARAQQTWLGSNPADIATADGVDASKYTQAQADSVKLIQKAAHISQFMDRDTRPDFADPVMLPAIQQFLNHPKDAASIIASIDKQATSIWAGNG
- a CDS encoding carbohydrate ABC transporter permease, whose product is MAGVPLLLTTALVWLPALLSVVLSFASWPGIGGVENIHWVGLQNYRNILTIYPPFQPAVEHNLIWLVVFFCVPAPVGLFLATQLDKQMRGSRLYQSVLFLPVVLSLALIGFMTELIFSPTQGLLNNLTGHARGSSVVDWLGDPHLNIWAVLLMACWRQTGYVMIMYLAGLKSVDPSLKEAAALDGAGGRQTFRHVVWPALRPINVVVLVITVIESLRAFDIVYVINRGTNGLELLSVLVTDNIVGEASRIGFGSALATILLVISMAFVIPYLFSTFRKEERG